The Lagenorhynchus albirostris chromosome 6, mLagAlb1.1, whole genome shotgun sequence genome includes a window with the following:
- the EPHA4 gene encoding ephrin type-A receptor 4 isoform X1: MAGIFYFLLFSFLFGICDAVTGSRVYPANEVTLLDSRSVQGELGWIASPLEGGWEEVSIMDEKNTPIRTYQVCNVMEPSQNNWLRTDWITREGAQRVYIEIKFTLRDCNSLPGVMGTCKETFNLYYYESDNDKERFIRESQFAKIDTIAADESFTQVDIGDRIMKLNTEIRDVGPLSKKGFYLAFQDVGACIALVSVRVFYKKCPLTVRNLAQFPDTITGADTSSLVEVRGSCVNNSEEKDVPKMYCGADGEWLVPIGNCLCHAGHEERNGECQAYCSDSQSVFQLGSPRPFHVVCKVKTFILICHSPFPFPFLMNGVFQRLPDT; the protein is encoded by the exons ATGGCTGggattttttatttcctcctcttttcGTTTCTGTTTGGGATTTGCGACGCTGTCACCGGTTCCAGGGTGTATCCCGCGAATGAAG TTACTTTACTGGATTCCAGATCTGTTCAGGGAGAACTTGGGTGGATAGCAAGCCCTCTGGAAGGAGGG TGGGAGGAAGTGAGTATTATGGATGAAAAAAATACGCCAATCCGAACCTACCAAGTGTGCAACGTGATGGAGCCCAGCCAGAATAATTGGCTGCGAACTGATTGGATCACCCGAGAAGGGGCTCAGAGGGTGTACATTGAGATCAAGTTCACCTTGAGGGACTGCAACAGTCTTCCGGGTGTCATGGGCACTTGCAAGGAGACGTTTAACCTGTACTACTATGAATCAGACAACGACAAGGAGCGTTTTATCCGAGAGAGCCAGTTTGCCAAAATTGACACCATCGCCGCCGACGAGAGCTTCACCCAAGTGGACATTGGCGACCGGATCATGAAGCTGAACACGGAAATCCGGGATGTAGGGCCATTGAGCAAAAAGGGGTTCTACCTGGCGTTTCAGGATGTAGGGGCCTGCATCGCCTTGGTTTCGGTCCGAGTGTTCTACAAGAAGTGTCCGCTCACCGTTCGCAATCTGGCTCAGTTTCCAGACACCATCACAGGGGCCGATACGTCTTCCCTGGTGGAAGTTCGAGGCTCCTGTGTCAACAACTCAGAAGAGAAGGATGTGCCAAAAATGTACTGCGGGGCAGATGGTGAATGGCTGGTACCCATTGGCAACTGCCTATGCCATGCCGGGCATGAAGAGCGGAATGGAGAATGCCAAG CCTactgcagtgattctcaaagtgtgttccagCTGGGTTCCCCAAGACCCTTTCATGTGGTCTGCAAGGTCAAAACTTTCATACTGATATGTCATTcgccttttcccttcccttttctcatgaatggagttttccagaggctacctGATACGTGA